The following proteins are co-located in the Malus sylvestris chromosome 13, drMalSylv7.2, whole genome shotgun sequence genome:
- the LOC126595318 gene encoding protein SRG1-like yields MAPVPIYPIKVGHIDDVQELRKSKPSIIPERFVRDMTERPALATPMPCSTDIPTINFSKLAKGTKDEIKSEISQLANACENWGFFQVVNHGIDLSILESIEKVAKEFFMLPLEEKKKYAMAPGTVQGYGQAFVLSEDQKLDWCNMFALGVVPNFIRNPMLWPTNPENFSESVEVYSKEVRKLCQNLLKYIAMSLGLKGDVFEKMFGEAVQALRMNYYPPCSRPDLVLGLSPHSDGSALTVLQQGKGNSVGLQILKDDRWVPVKPIPNALVINIGDTIEVLTNGKYKSVEHRAVTHKEEDRLSIVTFYAPSYEIEVGPMAELVDENNPCKYRRYNHGEYSKHYVTNKLQGKKTLEFAKIQT; encoded by the exons ATGGCCCCTGTACCCATTTATCCCATCAAGGTTGGTCACATTGACGATGTCCAAGAACTCAGAAAATCCAAGCCTTCTATTATTCCTGAGAGATTTGTGAGGGACATGACTGAGAGGCCAGCACTTGCCACTCCCATGCCATGCTCCACTGACATTCCCACCATCAATTTCTCAAAGCTTGCAAAAGGGACCAAAGATGAAATCAAAAGTGAGATTTCCCAGCTTGCAAATGCCTGTGAGAACTGGGGATTTTTCCAG GTGGTTAATCATGGGATTGATCTGAGTATACTCGAGAGCATAGAGAAGGTGGCCAAGGAATTTTTCATGCTGCCtttggaggagaagaagaagtatGCGATGGCTCCTGGGACAGTTCAGGGATATGGCCAGGCTTTTGTTTTATCAGAAGACCAGAAATTGGACTGGTGCAACATGTTTGCTCTTGGGGTTGTACCAAACTTTATAAGAAACCCCATGTTATGGCCAACAAACCCAGAAAATTTCAG TGAAAGTGTAGAGGTCTATTCAAAGGAAGTGAGGAAGCTGTGCCAGAATCTGCTGAAATACATAGCCATGAGCCTTGGATTGAAAGGTGATGTGTTTGAGAAGATGTTTGGGGAGGCTGTGCAAGCCCTAAGGATGAACTACTACCCTCCATGTTCAAGACCTGACCTAGTTTTGGGACTAAGTCCACACTCAGATGGGAGTGCCCTCACAGTTTTGCAGCAAGGGAAGGGCAACTCAGTGGGacttcaaatcctcaaagatGACAGATGGGTCCCTGTTAAGCCCATTCCCAATGCACTTGTGATCAACATTGGAGACACCATAGAA GTTCTTACAAATGGGAAATACAAGAGTGTGGAGCATAGAGCAGTGACACACAAGGAGGAAGACAGGCTTTCAATTGTGACATTTTATGCTCCTAGCTATGAGATAGAGGTTGGACCAATGGCAGAATTGGTGGATGAAAACAACCCATGCAAGTATAGAAGATACAATCATGGAGAATACAGTAAACACTATGTAACAAACAAGTTGCAAGGCAAGAAAACCTTGGAGTTTGCTAAGATTCAAACCTAA
- the LOC126596437 gene encoding pentatricopeptide repeat-containing protein At4g15720, producing MRNPLNQNLIFAFTASNLSRQNKPSNFHLVEQLRHCKDSGSAESLHSAAIKSGYLYDTFTTNHVINCYVRLRRIDLAGQLFDEMPEPNVVSWTSLMAGYVDTGQPGMALWLFGKMPECSVIPNEFTFATVINACSILAHLRTGKKVHGLVEVLGFQSNLVVCSSLVDMYGKCNDVDNAQRVFDSMSCRNVVSWTSIICAYAQNAQGQEALQLFREFNRLTSERPNHFMLASVVNACASLGRLVSGKVAHGSVIRGSHDSNDVIASALVDMYAKCGCVEYSDKVFRRIRNPTVIPYTSMIVAAAKYGLGRMSLQLFQEMIDRGIKPNNVTFVGVLHACSHSGLVDEGLQHLESMFEKHGILPNAKHHTCVVDMLGRTGRLNEAYELAKSIQAEPNQEALLWGTLLSASRLHGRVDIAVEASRRLIDSNQQVAGAYVTLSNAYALNGEWENSHDLRSEMRRTGVQKEPGCSWVEVKDSTYVFYAGDVSSCARGSEVVALLRDLEGKMKQRGYVGGSLGLVFVDVEEEAKEEIVGLHSERLALGFALISIPKGVIIRIMKNLRMCRDCHEAFKLISEIVEREFVVRDVNRFHHFKSGSCTCTDFW from the coding sequence ATGAGAAACCCGTTGAACCAAAATCTCATTTTTGCCTTCACCGCCTCAAACCTTTCCCGCCAAAATAAACCGTCAAATTTTCATCTCGTTGAACAGCTCCGGCACTGTAAAGATTCCGGCTCCGCAGAGTCACTGCATTCCGCCGCTATAAAATCCGGTTATTTATATGACACTTTCACCACAAACCATGTCATCAACTGTTATGTCAGGCTCCGAAGAATCGACCTTGCAGGCCaactgtttgatgaaatgccgGAACCAAACGTTGTGTCGTGGACCTCGCTCATGGCCGGTTATGTCGACACGGGTCAGCCCGGAATGGCTCTCTGGCTCTTTGGGAAGATGCCCGAGTGTTCGGTTATTCCCAATGAGTTCACATTCGCGACTGTGATTAATGCGTGTTCGATCCTTGCTCATCTCAGAACTGGGAAGAAAGTTCATGGGCTTGTTgaagttttgggttttcaatCTAACCTTGTTGTTTGCTCTTCGCTGGTTGATATGTACGGGAAGTGCAACGATGTCGATAATGCTCAACGGGTTTTTGATTCCATGAGTTGTAGGAATGTTGTTTCTTGGACTTCAATTATTTGTGCTTATGCACAAAACGCGCAGGGGCAGGAAGCACTTCAACTTTTTCGAGAATTTAATCGATTGACGTCGGAGCGCCCGAATCATTTTATGTTGGCTAGTGTTGTCAATGCTTGTGCAAGCTTGGGTAGATTAGTTTCTGGGAAAGTTGCACATGGATCAGTAATTCGGGGTAGCCATGattcaaatgatgtgattgCAAGTGCACTGGTGGACATGTATGCTAAATGTGGGTGTGTTGAATATTCTGATAAGGTTTTCCGGAGGATTCGGAATCCTACTGTAATACCCTACACTTCAATGATTGTGGCTGCAGCAAAGTACGGACTTGGGAGAATGTCTCTTCAACTCTTTCAAGAAATGATCGATAGAGGAATAAAACCAAACAATGTCACCTTTGTTGGGGTTTTGCATGCTTGTAGCCATTCAGGGCTTGTAGATGAAGGCCTCCAACACTTGGAATCTATGTTTGAGAAGCATGGAATATTACCGAATGCAAAGCATCATACGTGCGTCGTTGATATGCTTGGTAGAACTGGCCGGCTCAACGAGGCTTACGAACTAGCCAAATCTATCCAAGCAGAACCAAACCAAGAGGCCTTGTTGTGGGGCACGCTTCTTTCGGCGAGTAGGCTTCACGGAAGGGTAGACATCGCTGTTGAAGCTAGCAGACGGCTAATAGACTCTAACCAACAAGTAGCGGGTGCATACGTCACATTATCAAATGCTTACGCATTGAACGGAGAGTGGGAGAACTCTCATGATCTTAGGTCAGAAATGAGGCGTACTGGAGTGCAAAAAGAACCCGGGTGCAGCTGGGTTGAGGTCAAGGACTCAACTTACGTATTCTACGCCGGAGATGTGTCATCCTGTGCGCGGGGGAGCGAGGTGGTGGCTTTGTTGAGGGATTTAGAAGGGAAAATGAAACAAAGAGGGTATGTAGGAGGGAGTTTGGGACTGGTCTTTGTCGATGTGGAGGAGGAGGCCAAGGAGGAAATTGTAGGTTTGCACAGTGAGAGATTAGCGTTGGGATTTGCGTTGATAAGCATACCGAAAGGAGTGATCATTAGAATAATGAAGAACTTGAGAATGTGTAGGGATTGTCATGAAGCTTTCAAGTTAATTAGTGAGATTGTTGAGAGGGAATTTGTTGTTAGAGATGTTAATAGATTTCATCACTTCAAAAGTGGTTCCTGCACGTGTACGGATTTTTGGTAA